The following proteins are co-located in the Acinetobacter sp. NCu2D-2 genome:
- a CDS encoding RidA family protein: protein MSRQVIHTENAPAAIGTYSQAILVGDTLYLSGQIGLDPYSMELVEGIEAQIRRVFDNLKAVCEAAGGSLADIAKLNIFLTDLSHFQLVNQIMGEYFAQPYPARAALGVASLPKGALVEMDGVVIIQQ from the coding sequence ATGTCCCGCCAAGTGATCCATACTGAAAATGCCCCTGCAGCGATTGGTACTTACTCTCAAGCGATTTTAGTGGGCGATACGCTATATCTTTCTGGCCAAATTGGCTTAGATCCATATAGCATGGAATTGGTTGAAGGCATTGAAGCTCAAATTCGTCGTGTGTTTGATAATTTAAAAGCAGTTTGTGAAGCCGCTGGAGGCTCCCTCGCTGATATTGCGAAATTAAATATTTTCTTGACTGATTTATCCCACTTTCAATTGGTCAATCAAATTATGGGTGAGTATTTTGCTCAACCGTATCCTGCACGTGCAGCCCTAGGTGTTGCAAGCCTACCAAAAGGTGCATTGGTGGAAATGGATGGCGTGGTCATTATTCAACAATAA
- the rpoZ gene encoding DNA-directed RNA polymerase subunit omega — translation MARVTVEDCLEHVDNRFELVLVASKRARQLARQGIEPTVEWDNDKPTVVALREIAEGHVSKDILKQRDQDYQTSSLDLALSANNLNLDGFSFQ, via the coding sequence ATGGCACGCGTCACCGTTGAAGACTGTTTAGAGCACGTAGACAACCGCTTTGAGCTTGTATTAGTGGCAAGCAAACGCGCGCGTCAATTGGCACGTCAAGGCATTGAACCTACTGTTGAATGGGACAATGACAAGCCAACTGTTGTTGCGTTGCGTGAAATCGCTGAAGGTCATGTATCTAAAGATATTTTGAAACAACGTGATCAAGATTATCAAACGTCTAGTTTAGACCTTGCGCTTTCTGCAAATAATCTAAACTTGGATGGTTTTTCTTTCCAATAA
- a CDS encoding RelA/SpoT family protein — translation MPGPQVSQAKQQLKIIIDEYLAPSDVERVLAACDYADMAHDGITRKSGEPYVLHPIAVASILAHMRLDTETLMAALLHDVIEDTEFSKEDITNTFSKTVAELVDGVTKLSHSSDKEFNKAASFRKILQATLQDPRVIIVKLADRYHNMTTLEALRPDKRARIAKETFEIFVPMARLVGMNEIADNLEHLCYQNLDLDMYNDVQAALQQTKSKRCEYQAIWEKKLSEILEKQNIQGRIKKKDNNIELLRHFVKNDIDLQELTHSHAFEIILQNIADCDRFAELMKESFKVLSFQDHIRQPLPGGNQSLMMRIKGEKTTLSLTIQTELMRKAARLGVVLGENAPQACRSAIQASMQNLNVLVDGECAKTTFSELLDYLHQEKIWVYTPQGHLHELPQGATAVDFAYSASLFLGNHAVGSKVNGEIKPLSTPLASGQVIEIITDVLATPNPDWLSFINTQKARRAIQNILREQDRDEQILVGQQALNRALKLFNRSIHDLTQQDWESLLTWRHIQEKDRLFEQIAVGDLLPQLVANHLFAHDSQDESASSRLIKGTEGADVKYAHCCNPVLGDPIQGHLTRRGLIVHRARCHNLLHEQHLHPENIMPLSWATDDSEDISFTAYLCIDLAMNDEQISDLIYQCRKAKSGVESVRNYEGKTYVNVVVHNRKQIAQLIRDLRMNYGFPRITRLPQPITIAETSKAS, via the coding sequence ATGCCAGGCCCACAGGTCAGCCAAGCCAAGCAGCAGCTTAAAATCATTATCGACGAATACTTAGCACCAAGTGACGTCGAGCGTGTACTTGCGGCCTGTGATTATGCCGATATGGCGCATGATGGAATCACCCGAAAAAGTGGTGAGCCCTATGTGTTACACCCTATTGCAGTAGCCAGCATTTTGGCGCATATGCGACTAGATACTGAAACGCTCATGGCTGCACTTTTACATGATGTGATTGAAGACACCGAATTTTCCAAAGAAGATATTACCAATACCTTTAGTAAAACAGTGGCTGAACTGGTCGATGGGGTGACGAAACTCAGCCATTCAAGCGACAAAGAATTTAATAAAGCGGCTTCTTTCCGAAAAATTCTACAAGCTACCTTACAAGATCCACGTGTCATTATTGTGAAACTCGCTGACCGTTATCACAACATGACGACTTTAGAAGCCTTGCGTCCAGATAAACGTGCTCGTATTGCCAAAGAAACCTTTGAAATATTTGTGCCTATGGCACGCTTGGTCGGCATGAATGAAATTGCCGACAATCTAGAACATCTTTGTTATCAAAATCTCGATTTAGATATGTATAACGATGTTCAAGCTGCCTTGCAGCAAACCAAATCCAAACGCTGTGAATATCAAGCCATTTGGGAAAAGAAACTCTCTGAAATTCTTGAAAAACAAAATATCCAAGGGCGTATTAAGAAAAAAGATAATAATATTGAGTTGCTTCGCCACTTTGTAAAAAATGACATTGATCTACAAGAACTCACCCACAGCCATGCCTTCGAAATTATTCTGCAAAATATTGCTGACTGTGACCGCTTCGCAGAACTAATGAAAGAAAGCTTTAAAGTACTCAGTTTTCAAGATCATATTCGCCAACCACTTCCTGGTGGCAACCAATCCTTAATGATGCGGATTAAGGGTGAAAAAACCACGCTCTCTTTGACCATCCAAACCGAGTTGATGCGTAAAGCGGCTCGATTAGGTGTGGTACTTGGCGAAAATGCTCCTCAGGCCTGTCGTTCTGCAATTCAAGCCTCAATGCAAAACTTAAATGTGCTCGTTGATGGTGAGTGTGCTAAAACAACCTTTAGCGAATTACTTGATTATTTACACCAAGAAAAAATTTGGGTGTATACCCCGCAAGGTCATTTACACGAACTCCCTCAAGGGGCAACTGCAGTCGATTTTGCTTACTCTGCAAGTTTATTTTTAGGTAACCATGCGGTTGGTAGTAAGGTTAATGGCGAGATTAAACCGCTTTCGACCCCGCTTGCAAGTGGTCAAGTGATTGAAATCATCACCGATGTCCTTGCCACGCCAAATCCTGATTGGCTGAGCTTTATTAATACACAAAAAGCGCGTCGTGCCATCCAAAATATTTTGCGTGAGCAAGATCGGGATGAACAAATTTTGGTAGGCCAGCAAGCCTTAAATCGTGCATTAAAACTCTTCAATCGTTCAATTCACGATTTGACCCAACAAGATTGGGAATCACTACTCACTTGGCGTCATATTCAAGAAAAAGACCGATTATTTGAGCAAATTGCGGTTGGTGATTTACTACCGCAGTTGGTTGCCAATCATCTTTTTGCACATGACAGCCAAGATGAATCAGCATCAAGTCGACTGATTAAAGGTACTGAAGGTGCTGATGTTAAATATGCGCATTGCTGCAACCCTGTTCTCGGCGATCCAATCCAAGGCCATTTAACCCGTCGCGGTTTGATTGTGCATCGTGCGCGTTGTCATAATTTATTGCATGAACAGCATTTGCACCCTGAAAATATCATGCCGTTAAGCTGGGCTACGGATGACAGTGAAGATATTAGTTTCACCGCTTATCTCTGCATCGATCTAGCGATGAATGATGAGCAAATTTCAGATCTGATTTATCAATGTCGTAAAGCTAAGTCTGGGGTGGAGTCGGTACGTAATTATGAAGGCAAAACCTATGTAAATGTCGTCGTGCATAACCGTAAGCAAATTGCTCAACTGATTCGTGATCTGCGTATGAATTACGGCTTCCCACGCATCACCCGTTTGCCGCAACCCATTACCATTGCGGAAACTTCTAAGGCAAGTTAA
- a CDS encoding bacterioferritin-associated ferredoxin: MYVCLCRGITDQDIKDAIANGAESYREIRELLDLGTCCGRCAPEAKMIISDEISQIAARLAVAA; encoded by the coding sequence ATGTACGTTTGTTTGTGCCGTGGCATTACAGATCAAGACATTAAAGATGCGATTGCAAATGGTGCTGAAAGTTATCGTGAAATCCGCGAATTACTTGATTTAGGTACATGTTGTGGGCGTTGTGCTCCTGAAGCAAAAATGATCATTAGTGATGAAATATCTCAAATTGCCGCTCGATTGGCTGTTGCTGCTTAA
- the bfr gene encoding heteropolymeric bacterioferritin subunit Bfr, producing MKGNRDVINQLNQVLYHHLTAINQYFLHSRMFNDWGIEQLGSAEYKESIRQMKHADKIIERILFLEGLPNLQHLGKLYIGQHTVEVLQCDVRKVKENIEAIQKSVELAEATMDYVTRDLLQEILEKEEEYLDWATTQLDLAETVGIENYIQSQL from the coding sequence ATGAAAGGCAATCGTGATGTTATTAATCAGCTGAATCAGGTGCTTTATCACCATCTCACTGCGATTAACCAATATTTTCTACATTCACGTATGTTCAATGATTGGGGAATTGAACAACTGGGTTCTGCAGAATATAAAGAATCTATTCGTCAGATGAAGCATGCAGATAAGATTATAGAGCGTATTTTATTTTTAGAAGGTCTGCCAAACTTACAACATTTAGGCAAACTTTATATTGGTCAGCACACTGTTGAAGTGTTGCAATGCGACGTTCGCAAAGTGAAAGAAAATATTGAAGCGATCCAGAAATCAGTCGAGCTTGCTGAAGCTACGATGGATTATGTGACTCGTGACTTGCTGCAAGAAATTCTTGAAAAAGAAGAAGAATATTTGGATTGGGCCACAACTCAGCTCGATTTAGCTGAAACAGTGGGTATTGAAAACTACATTCAAAGCCAACTTTAA